TTATTCGGCCCTTTCCCTACCCATGATGGTGGGCGGGAAATTAGTGGGCATATTGAATGTCCACACCACCCATCGGGGACGTCCTTTCAGCCTGGGACAGGTAAAGGCCTTGAATATCCTGACCAGTACTGCCGCCTCGGCTTTGGAAAACACCAGGCTCTATACCCGATTACAGGAGGCCGAAGAAAAATACAAGGCCATCTTTGAAAATGCCAATGAAGTCATTTTTGTGGCCGAGAGGGAAAGGATTGTTTTTGCAAATCCCAAGACACTGGAAATGAGCGGCTATTCCCTGGAGGAACTTGGATCAAAGCCATTTATCGATTTTATTCATCCCCAGGACCGGGCCAAGGCCATTGAAAACTATTTAAAAAGAAAAAGGGGTGAAAAAGTTCCCCCGGGCTTCTCTTACCGAATGCTGGATAAACACGGCCATGCCCTGTGGCTGGAACCCAATGTGGTTTCGATTTATTGGGCCGGGAAACCGGCTACTTTGTATTTTATCAGTGATATCACTATTCGAAAGCGAGCAGAGGAAAAGCAAAGACTGTTCCTTAAGGTCCTGGACCTTCTGAACCAAATCAGGGAGAAAGGGGACCTGATCCGGAAGATCCTTTATCTTTTGAAGGAAGAAACCGGGATCGAGGCCATCGGCATCCGTCTCCGCGAGGGCGAAGATTATCCTTATTATGAAACGAAAGGATTTTCCGAGACTTTTCTGGAAGGGGAAAGATATCTCTGCGCCCGTGACGAGAAGGGTGAAATCGTCCGCGATGCCCAGGGCCACCCCTATCTGGAATGTATGTGCGGGATTGTCCTTCGCGGCCGGACGGATTCCTCTCTCCCTTTTTTCACCAGGGGCGGGAGTTTCTGGACCAACAGCACCTCAGCGCTTCTGGCTTCAACATCTGGAAATAATTTTGATGTGCGTACAAGGGATCGCTTCAAAAAAGAAGGCTATGAATCGATCGCCCTGATTCCTCTTCGTTCAGGAGATGAAATGATCGGTCTTCTTCAAATGAACGACCAAAGACCAAACCAGTTCTCCCTTGATAGAATCGAATTCCTTGAGGGGATCGGGGCCAGCGTCGGGATAGCCCTGGCCCGGAAGCAGATGGAAGAGGCCCTCAAACAAAGTGAAGAGAAATATCGGGGGATTTTCGAGCATGCCGTGGAAGGCATTTTTCAAACTACCCCGGCAGGTCAATTCATCAGCATAAATCCGGCCCTGGCCCGGATGCATGGTTTTGCCTCTCCGGAAGAGATGAAAACGAGCATTACCGACACCGGCAAACAGGTATTCTTAGACCCTGAAGCCAGGATAAGGTACCGCAAGCTCCTTGAAGAACAAGGGGGGGTGGAGGGCTATGAAGTACAGATGTTTAAAAAAGACGGTGGAAAGATCTGGGTGTCGATTAATGCCGGTGCAGTTAAGGATAAAGAAGGAAAGATACTCTACTTTGAGGGGATAACGCAGGACATCACCCAGCGCAAACAGGCCGAGGAAGCCCTCAAAAAGAGTCTGGTCCAATTAAAAAAGGCCAACGAGGGGATCATCGAGGCGATCGTCATGGCCGTGGAAACACGGGACCCTTACACCTCCGGACATCAGAAAAGGGTGGCCAGACTGGCCCAGGCTATTGCCGGGGAGATGGAATTGCCCGGGGAACAGATCGAGGCCATCTACATCGCGGGTTCCATCCATGATTTGGGGAAAATCTCCATCCCGGCCGATATCCTGACCAAGCCCTCCAAGCTTTCGGATATAGAATTCAGCCTGATCATGACCCACCCGGAATCAGGGTATCGCATGCTGAAAGATATCGAGTTTCAATGCTCGCCGGCCCGGATCATCCTCCAACACCATGAGCGGCTCGACGGCTCTGGCTATCCCAACGGTATAAAAGGCCGGGAGATCCTGCTCGAAGCCAGGATCATCGCCGTTGCCGACGTGGTCGAGGCTATGGCCTCCCACCGGCCCTATCGTCCGGAAAGGGGCATCGGCAAGGCATTAGAAGAGATTTCTCAAAACAGGGGCCGCCTTTATGATCCGCAGGTGGTCGAGGCCTGTGTGAGGCTTTTCAGGGAGAAGGAGTTCCGTTTTGAGTGATGCGTTTTAAATTTCAAATGAAATGAATCCGATGATTATTTCCCTGTCTGAGGGATCTTGCGCATGAACGGACGAAAAGGAGGAATTGGAAGATGAGCAATCAGAATGAAGGACCGACCACCTACGACGTGACCAATTTTACCATCCGGGAGGTAACGGAATGTGGCAGGGCGGTGCGGACCATGGGTGTGGGGGCTTCAAGTATGGAGGAGGTGGCGGGCAGGATCGTGAGATACCTGCACGATACCCTGATCGACGTACAGACCGGTGAGCGGGCCTGTCCTCTGGTCCGATTTTTCAAGACCCAGGCCTATGAAGGTCTCGATGATGATCTTAAAGCCTTTGCTCTGAACATGCTCGGAGGGAGCACCCCTTTGCCGGGGATGAAATGCCTGACCCTTTTGGGAACTGTTGGAGAAAATCAGGAATGGAATTCGAGAGGAACATCGAAGGGGCATCAGGCGATTCCTCTGCCAAGCGAGGAGGTAGTGCATCAGATTCCGATGGTGCGAAATCTCATCAAACAGTTGGGACTGAGCGTGCGTTCAGTTGTGAAACCGGACCCGTTGCTCCTGCTGGATATAGAGCAGAAGACCTATAATGTGTTTCTTGTTCCGAAAGCGCCTGGCAGTCCTTATGTCCCGGCCCAGAAAGAATTTGTCATTCCCTATGGGATAAAGTCGGTAATGGGATTTGGCGGAATGCTCCCCTCGCTGGATATCTTTGTGATTATCATGTTCCTGAGGGTCTCAATTCCAAGGGAAGCGGCCGATCTTTTCAAGAACCTGTCCCTGAACGTAAAACTGGCGGTATTACCCTTTGAAAAGACGGTGTTCGCTCACCCGGGAAAGGTTGCTTACTAAACCCTCATGCCCCGGGGGGCACCACGAATCATGAAAATAGATACAAGGTCCAAGGATTTTCATACTTGAAACTTGCATCTTGCATCTTGAAACTCTATTTTCGTGTTAAGCACTCATGCCCGGGTCGGGCACTACGAAGAATGAAAATGTCTTTCGCCGACCCCCGATCCCTGACCCCCGATCCCTGAACGTTATTTTCGTACTAAAGGCGATGGAAGGAGACGAAGTATATGGAGGATGACGGACCTGCAGCCGTTGAGAATCAGCTTTTCAGGTCTCAAATAGCGGCCCTGGAACAACTGCTCGAGGTGTACGAAAAGAGCGTGCTGGAAAAGACGGACGAGCTTTATGCGGAGATTGCCAAGCGCAGGCAAATAGAAGAAGCTCTGCGGCAGTCCGAAGAGAGATATCGAACCATAATAGAAGAGATGGAGGAATGGTATTTTGAGACAGATCTTGCCGGTACCGTTATTTTTTCCAATGATGTTTTCGCCAAGGTTGTGGGATATTCTCAAAAAGAGTTAACCGGCTTGGATTTTCTATCCATCACCAAAAGGGAAGAATCTGATTTGCTCTACAACCGATTCAATCAGGTTTTTAAAACAGGCCAACCGACCAAGAATATTCCCTATGAATTTATCCGCACAGACGGCACGGTAACCTCTGCCGAATTTTCCATCTTTCCCAAGCGAGATAAGGAAGGCCAGGTTTGCGGGTTAAAGGGAGTTGGACATGACATCACCGAGCGCAAGCGGGCCGGAGAAAAGATTCAGTACCTGGCCACACACGATGTCCTGACGGAACTGCCCAACCGCTCGATGTTCAGCCAACTGTTAAATCACGCCATTCAGGCGGCACACCGTTATCAGCGTCAGTTTGCCGTGCTGTTCATCGACTTGGATCGCTTCAAGATTATCAATGATACCTTGGGACACGAAGCAGGAGATCGACTTCTGCAAGAAATCGCCAGGCGGTTGATGCAACCGTTGCGGGCAGTTGATGTTGTCGCCCGTCTGGGAGGAGATGAGTTCGTTATATTGATCGAGGAGGTAAGCGATTCAAGCCAGGTCGCCACAGTAGCCCACAAGATTCTTACCAGCATTATTAAACCCATAACGCTTATGGGGCAAGAATGCCGCATAACGGCGAGCATCGGCATCTGCCTGTACCCGAAGGATGCCGAAGACGAGCAATCCCTGATGAAAAATGCCGATATAGCCATGTATCTTGCCAAAGAGGAAGGCAAGAACAATTACCAATTCTACTCCGAAGATATTCAAGCAAAATTGTTAGAACATCTATCGATCGAAACAAACCTGCGCTTTGCCCTTGAGCGCAATGAGCTCTCTTTGCATTATCAGGCAAAAGTTGACTTCAAAACGAATGCGATTACTGGCGTGGAGGCGCTCCTGCGCTGGCAGAATCCATACCTTGGTTCGGTAACCCCCACGCAATTCATTCCGGTGGCCGAAGAAACAGGATTAATAATCGCGATCGGTAAGTGGGTGATGAAGACCGCCTGCGTCCAAAATGTTGCCTGGCAACAGCAGGGTCTTCCCGCTGTCTGCATGGCGGTAAATTTGTCGCTACGACAACTCACAGATGACAATCTGATAGATGATATCAAAGCAGCGCTGAATGATTCCGGTATGGCGCCAAATCTACTGGAACTCGAAATTACAGAAAGTATGGTGATGTATAATCCGGGGCGTATGATTTCTGTATTGGCTAAAATCAAAAGCATGGGCGTGCGGCTGGCCATTGACGATTTCGGCACCGGCTACGCTTCTCTTGCCCATATCAAGCACTTCCCCGTCGATACGCTCAAAGTGGATCGATCCTTCATCCGTAACATCCCGAAAGACGCTGAAGACAAAGCGATCACCGAGGCGATTATTGCCATGGGCAAAACTTTAAGTCTTACTGTCGTCGCTGAAGGCGTAGAAACGGAAGAACAAATGAACTTCTTAAAGGACCACTCCTGTGATGAGATGCATGGTTATTACTTCAGTAAACCTATTATGCCCGAACAATTTGCCGATCTGCTGCGGAAACATGTCTCCTTTCCACCGAAACGGATAGGTCGATGAATAAAAGATTGAGATTTCAGTTTCTGTTGCCTTATTACAGCGATTTCCAGAAAGGAGAAAGGGTTTCGGTTTGAGTGGGTGAAAGACCAAGAGTGCCGATTTTAGAAGACAGATTGCAGAAGTGGATAATCAAAAAAGGGGGTTTAGTTTATGGATCCAACCAAGGAAACAGGAACTCTGGATGCTAAAGAGGTGCTTAAGGTCCTGGTGGCCGTTAAAAACGGGGATTTTTCAGTCCGTCTGCCGGCCGAATGGACCGGGATCAACGGCAAGGTAGCCGACACCTTTAACGACATCCTGGCCTACAAGCAGAGGATGGTTTCGGAGATCAAAAAGGTCAGCCAGGCGGTGGGCCGGGAAGGCAAGATCCGGAAGCGGATGGCCATGGGGGAAGGATCGGGTGAATGGGGGGAGATGGTCGAGGCGGTTAATGCCCTGGTGGATGATATGGCCCAGCCCACCAGCGAGATCGGCCGGGTGATCGGGGCCGTCAGTAAGGGAGATCTCTCCCAGTACATGGATGTGGAGGTCGGGGGCCGGCCTCTTTCCGGGGAATTCCTGCGCACGGCCAAGGTGGTCAATACCATGGTGGATCAGCTCAAGACCTTCTCTTCAGAGGTGACCCGGGTGGCCCGCGAAGTGGGCATGGACGGGAAGCTGGGGGGGCAGGCCAAACTCGAAGGGGTCTCCGGGACCTGGAAGGATTTGACCGACAGTGTCAACGGCATGGCCACCAACCTGACCAATCAGGTGCGGGGTATCGCTAATGTGACTACGGCCGTGGCCAACGGGGACCTTTCCCAGAAGATCACGGTCGAGGCCAAGGGCGAGATACTGGAACTTAAAGACACCATCAATATCATGGTCGATCAGCTTTCCACCTTTGCCTCGGAGGTGACCCGGGTGGCCCGCGAGGTGGGCACGGACGGCAAACTCGGAGGCCAGGCCAAGGTGGAAGGGGTCTCCGGGACCTGGAAGGATTTGACCGAGAGCGTCAACTTCATGGCCACCAACCTGACCTATCAGGTTCGG
This genomic window from Deltaproteobacteria bacterium contains:
- a CDS encoding PAS domain S-box protein, which encodes MPEMKLGRLLVVDDERELMNSLCEMLAKQGYEVTGFTSGPEALEAMKDQEFDLLLTDLMMPDMDGIILIQKALEIDPELCSIIMTGHGTIQTAVEAMKIGALDYILKPFKLSILLTVLSRVLEMRRIKMENLQLRETVAIYDLSRAIAFTLDLKTILNKMADGALEQCKADEASVMLPTEDGKALDVVVARGKNRETLVGQRIPVEEGISGWVARFREPLVLQGEIQDARFAPLKPREDIYSALSLPMMVGGKLVGILNVHTTHRGRPFSLGQVKALNILTSTAASALENTRLYTRLQEAEEKYKAIFENANEVIFVAERERIVFANPKTLEMSGYSLEELGSKPFIDFIHPQDRAKAIENYLKRKRGEKVPPGFSYRMLDKHGHALWLEPNVVSIYWAGKPATLYFISDITIRKRAEEKQRLFLKVLDLLNQIREKGDLIRKILYLLKEETGIEAIGIRLREGEDYPYYETKGFSETFLEGERYLCARDEKGEIVRDAQGHPYLECMCGIVLRGRTDSSLPFFTRGGSFWTNSTSALLASTSGNNFDVRTRDRFKKEGYESIALIPLRSGDEMIGLLQMNDQRPNQFSLDRIEFLEGIGASVGIALARKQMEEALKQSEEKYRGIFEHAVEGIFQTTPAGQFISINPALARMHGFASPEEMKTSITDTGKQVFLDPEARIRYRKLLEEQGGVEGYEVQMFKKDGGKIWVSINAGAVKDKEGKILYFEGITQDITQRKQAEEALKKSLVQLKKANEGIIEAIVMAVETRDPYTSGHQKRVARLAQAIAGEMELPGEQIEAIYIAGSIHDLGKISIPADILTKPSKLSDIEFSLIMTHPESGYRMLKDIEFQCSPARIILQHHERLDGSGYPNGIKGREILLEARIIAVADVVEAMASHRPYRPERGIGKALEEISQNRGRLYDPQVVEACVRLFREKEFRFE
- a CDS encoding HAMP domain-containing protein translates to MDPTKETGTLDAKEVLKVLVAVKNGDFSVRLPAEWTGINGKVADTFNDILAYKQRMVSEIKKVSQAVGREGKIRKRMAMGEGSGEWGEMVEAVNALVDDMAQPTSEIGRVIGAVSKGDLSQYMDVEVGGRPLSGEFLRTAKVVNTMVDQLKTFSSEVTRVAREVGMDGKLGGQAKLEGVSGTWKDLTDSVNGMATNLTNQVRGIANVTTAVANGDLSQKITVEAKGEILELKDTINIMVDQLSTFASEVTRVAREVGTDGKLGGQAKVEGVSGTWKDLTESVNFMATNLTYQVRSIANVTTAVANGDLSQKITVEAKGEILELKDTINIMVDQLSTFASEVTRVAREVGTDGKLGGQ
- a CDS encoding EAL domain-containing protein, whose product is MEDDGPAAVENQLFRSQIAALEQLLEVYEKSVLEKTDELYAEIAKRRQIEEALRQSEERYRTIIEEMEEWYFETDLAGTVIFSNDVFAKVVGYSQKELTGLDFLSITKREESDLLYNRFNQVFKTGQPTKNIPYEFIRTDGTVTSAEFSIFPKRDKEGQVCGLKGVGHDITERKRAGEKIQYLATHDVLTELPNRSMFSQLLNHAIQAAHRYQRQFAVLFIDLDRFKIINDTLGHEAGDRLLQEIARRLMQPLRAVDVVARLGGDEFVILIEEVSDSSQVATVAHKILTSIIKPITLMGQECRITASIGICLYPKDAEDEQSLMKNADIAMYLAKEEGKNNYQFYSEDIQAKLLEHLSIETNLRFALERNELSLHYQAKVDFKTNAITGVEALLRWQNPYLGSVTPTQFIPVAEETGLIIAIGKWVMKTACVQNVAWQQQGLPAVCMAVNLSLRQLTDDNLIDDIKAALNDSGMAPNLLELEITESMVMYNPGRMISVLAKIKSMGVRLAIDDFGTGYASLAHIKHFPVDTLKVDRSFIRNIPKDAEDKAITEAIIAMGKTLSLTVVAEGVETEEQMNFLKDHSCDEMHGYYFSKPIMPEQFADLLRKHVSFPPKRIGR